The following are from one region of the Oncorhynchus tshawytscha isolate Ot180627B linkage group LG24, Otsh_v2.0, whole genome shotgun sequence genome:
- the LOC112223512 gene encoding transcription factor Sox-9-B: MNLLDPFLKMTDEQDKCLSDAPSPSMSEDSVGSPCPSGSGSDTENTRPSENGLLMGPDGPLVEFKKDDDDKFPVCIRDAVSQVLKGYDWTLVPMPVRMNGSSKNKPHVKRPMNAFMVWAQAARRKLADQYPHLHNAELSKTLGKLWRLLNEGEKRPFVEEAERLRVQHKKDHPDYKYQPRRRKSMKNGQSESDDGSEQTHISPGAIFKVLQQADSPASSMGEMHSPGEHSGQSQGPPTPPTTPPTKTDIQVGKVDLKREGRPLHEGTGRQLNIDFRDVDIGELSSDVISHIETFDVNEFDQYLPPNGHPGAPGAATGQVSYTGTYGISSSVVSQAAGGATGHSWMTKSQQQQHSLTTLGSGGEQGQNQRTPTHIKTEQLSPSHYNDQQSSSPPQHVTYGSFNLQHYSSSSYPSITRGQYDFSDHQGGTNSYYSHTAGGQGSGLYSFSSYMSPSQRPMYTPIADTTGVPSVPQTHSPQHHWDQQPVYTQLSRP; encoded by the exons GACCCCTTCCTGAAAATGACAGACGAACAAGACAAATGTCTCTCAGACGCACCGAGTCCGAGCATGTCAGAGGACTCTGTGGGATCTCCGTGCCCGTCCGGGTCTGGCTCCGACACCGAGAACACCAGACCGTCAGAGAACGGACTGCTGATGGGTCCGGACGGTCCCCTCGTCGAGTTCAAGAAGGACGACGATGACAAATTCCCCGTATGCATCCGCGACGCCGTGTCCCAGGTCCTGAAAGGCTACGACTGGACCCTGGTGCCAATGCCAGTCCGAATGAACGGATCTAGTAAGAACAAGCCCCACGTCAAGAGACCGATGAACGCGTTTATGGTTTGGGCGCAAGCCGCCCGGAGAAAGCTGGCTGATCAGTACCCGCATCTCCATAACGCTGAGCTGAGCAAAACTCTGGGGAAACTGTGGAG GCTACTCAATGAGGGTGAGAAGCGTCCGTTCGTGGAGGAGGCAGAGCGATTGAGGGTACAGCACAAGAAGGACCATCCTGACTACAAGTACCAGCCCCGGCGGAGGAAGTCCATGAAGAACGGACAAAGCGAGTCTGATGACGGCAGCGAGCAGACGCACATATCGCCAGGCGCGATCTTCAAGGTGCTCCAGCAAGCTGACTCGCCAGCCTCTAGCATGGGAGAGATGCACTCCCCCGGAGAACACTCCG GCCAGTCCCAAGGGCCCCCCACCCCTCCTACCACCCCTCCTACCAAGACGGACATCCAGGTGGGCAAGGTGGACCTGAAGCGGGAGGGTCGCCCCTTACATGAAGGCACGGGTCGCCAGCTCAACATCGACTTCCGGGACGTGGACATCGGCGAGCTGAGTAGCGACGTCATCTCCCACATCGAGACCTTCGATGTCAACGAGTTTGATCAGTACCTGCCTCCCAACGGTCACCCAGGTGCTCCTGGCGCTGCCACTGGCCAAGTCTCCTACACCGGTACCTACGGCATCAGCAGCTCTGTGGTCAGCCAGGCAGCAGGGGGTGCCACAGGGCACAGCTGGATGACCAagagccagcagcagcagcactcccTGACCACGCTGGGTAGTGGAGGGGAGCAGGGCCAGAACCAGAGGACCCCCACACACATCAAGACAGAGCAGCTGAGCCCCAGCCACTACAACGATCAGCAGAGCTCCTCCCCCCCGCAGCACGTCACCTACGGCTCCTTCAACCTGCAACACTACAGctcttcctcctacccctccATCACCCGGGGCCAGTATGACTTTTCTGACCACCAGGGCGGCACCAACTCCTACTATAGCCACACAGCCGGGGGCCAGGGCTCAGGGCTCTACTCCTTCAGCAGCTACATGAGCCCCAGCCAGAGGCCCATGTACACCCCCATCGCAGACACAACCGGGGTGCCCTCCGTACCCCAGACCCACAGTCCCCAGCATCACTGGGACCAGCAGCCAGTGTACACGCAGCTCTCCCGGCCCTGA